In a genomic window of Pseudoxanthomonas indica:
- a CDS encoding proline--tRNA ligase, with translation MRLSQFHLRTTKETPADAELVSHQLMMRAGMIRKLAAGLYTWSPLGLRVLRKVESVVREEMNAAGAIELLMPTIQPAELWRETGRWEKFGDQLLKITDRKEAQYCYSPTAEEAVTDFARQELNSYKQLPVNYYQIQTKFRDEIRPRFGVMRAREFLMKDAYSFHISDEDLVREYHNMHAAYTRIFTRLGLEFRAVQADSGAIGGDASQEFHVLAESGEDAIAFSTGSDYAANVEAAVAAAPAPRAAATEALRKVDTPTQKTCEDVAALMGIALQRTVKSIAVMTEGGFVLALVRGDHVVNEIKLAKVPGLAGYRLASEAEISQHLGSEPGFLGPLRPREAIRVVADRDVAAMADFVVGANEVGYHLAGVNWGRDLEEPETVADIRNVVEGEAAADGGVIRIGRGIEVGHVFQLGRKYSEAMQFSVLDENGKASVPAMGCYGIGVSRIVAAAIEQNNDANGIIWPVPMAPWTVAVCVINPKNDAQVAQAAADLLAELRAAGVDAVLDDRGLRPGAMFADIELIGIPHRVVVSERGLAAGTYEYRARRASEAENLDKATLLARISA, from the coding sequence ATGCGTCTTTCGCAATTCCACCTCCGTACCACCAAGGAAACTCCGGCCGATGCCGAGCTGGTGAGCCACCAGTTGATGATGCGTGCCGGCATGATCCGCAAGCTGGCCGCCGGCCTGTACACCTGGTCGCCGCTGGGCCTGCGCGTGCTGCGCAAGGTGGAGTCGGTGGTGCGCGAAGAAATGAACGCTGCCGGCGCCATCGAACTGCTGATGCCGACCATCCAGCCGGCCGAACTGTGGCGCGAGACCGGCCGCTGGGAAAAATTCGGCGACCAGCTGCTCAAGATCACCGACCGCAAGGAAGCCCAGTACTGCTACAGCCCCACCGCAGAAGAAGCCGTAACCGACTTCGCGCGCCAGGAGCTCAACAGCTACAAGCAGTTGCCGGTCAACTACTACCAGATCCAGACCAAGTTCCGCGACGAAATCCGCCCGCGCTTCGGAGTGATGCGCGCGCGCGAGTTCCTGATGAAGGATGCCTACTCCTTCCACATCAGTGACGAGGATCTGGTGCGCGAGTACCACAACATGCATGCGGCCTACACGCGCATCTTCACCCGCCTGGGCCTGGAGTTCCGCGCGGTGCAGGCCGACAGCGGTGCGATCGGCGGCGACGCCTCGCAGGAATTCCATGTGCTCGCCGAATCAGGCGAAGACGCCATCGCCTTCTCCACCGGCTCGGACTATGCCGCCAACGTGGAAGCGGCGGTGGCCGCCGCACCGGCGCCGCGTGCGGCCGCAACCGAAGCACTGCGCAAGGTCGACACGCCGACGCAGAAGACCTGCGAAGACGTGGCGGCGTTGATGGGCATTGCGCTGCAACGCACGGTCAAGTCGATCGCGGTGATGACCGAGGGTGGCTTCGTGCTGGCGCTGGTGCGCGGCGATCACGTAGTCAACGAAATCAAGCTGGCCAAGGTGCCGGGCCTGGCGGGTTATCGCCTGGCGAGCGAAGCGGAAATCAGCCAGCACCTGGGCAGCGAACCGGGCTTCCTCGGACCGCTGCGGCCGCGCGAAGCCATCCGCGTGGTGGCGGATCGCGACGTGGCCGCGATGGCCGACTTCGTGGTCGGCGCCAACGAGGTCGGCTATCACCTGGCCGGCGTCAATTGGGGTCGCGATCTGGAAGAGCCCGAGACCGTGGCCGACATCCGCAACGTGGTGGAAGGCGAAGCCGCCGCTGACGGTGGTGTGATTCGCATTGGTCGCGGCATCGAAGTGGGCCATGTGTTCCAGCTCGGCCGCAAGTACAGCGAGGCCATGCAGTTCAGCGTGCTCGATGAAAACGGCAAGGCCAGCGTGCCGGCGATGGGTTGCTACGGCATCGGCGTGTCGCGCATCGTCGCCGCGGCCATTGAACAGAACAACGATGCCAACGGCATCATCTGGCCGGTGCCGATGGCGCCGTGGACCGTGGCTGTGTGCGTGATCAATCCCAAGAACGATGCCCAGGTGGCGCAGGCCGCCGCCGATCTGTTGGCGGAGCTGCGTGCTGCCGGTGTGGACGCGGTGCTGGATGATCGTGGACTGCGCCCGGGTGCGATGTTCGCCGACATCGAATTGATCGGCATCCCGCATCGTGTGGTGGTCTCCGAACGCGGACTGGCGGCGGGCACGTACGAATACCGCGCGCGACGCGCCAGCGAAGCGGAAAACCTGGACAAGGCCACGTTGCTCGCACGCATCTCCGCGTGA
- a CDS encoding threonine/serine ThrE exporter family protein encodes MSEPSTTSATYAQRIAFVCEIASRLHSYGTTAQRLEAAVAAVAQRLGLDCEPWSNPTGLILSFNDPTRPLGASDTTRVIRLAPGETDLNKLSQADRIAEDVMAGHLSVAEGHTALRSLDRKPSRSWRVMQVLASGLASGAVAGLWRLPWVDIGAATLIGVLIGVFNHLLERRPQMKEAADAVSAFMAGFVAVLVANFVAPLNLNTVIIASLIVLLPGMSLTNAVNELTSQHLVSGVARFAGAMATILKLTVGSLIAITLAQLLGLYPEVRALRPQPEWVEWCAMVVAAYAFAVLFKAHRRDYVWVMAAAIGGYSISRYAGQAWGAPVGIFLSALVLTAAGNAFARWANRPGALIRVPGILMLVPGSASLRGLMNLVQQQDVGVGQSALLGVTNIVMALIAGLLFGNLVVSARKNL; translated from the coding sequence ATGTCCGAACCTTCGACCACGTCCGCCACCTACGCGCAACGCATCGCCTTCGTCTGCGAGATCGCCAGTCGCTTGCACAGTTATGGAACCACGGCGCAGCGACTGGAGGCCGCGGTGGCGGCGGTGGCGCAGCGTCTGGGGCTGGACTGCGAACCCTGGTCCAATCCCACCGGCTTGATCCTGAGCTTCAATGATCCCACGCGTCCCCTGGGCGCGAGCGACACCACGCGCGTGATCCGGCTGGCGCCGGGCGAAACCGATCTGAACAAACTCAGCCAGGCGGATCGGATCGCCGAGGACGTGATGGCCGGCCACCTGAGCGTGGCCGAAGGCCACACCGCCCTGCGCTCGCTGGATCGCAAGCCCAGCCGGAGTTGGCGGGTGATGCAGGTGCTGGCCTCCGGGCTGGCATCCGGCGCGGTGGCCGGGCTGTGGCGGCTGCCGTGGGTGGACATTGGCGCCGCCACCTTGATTGGCGTGCTGATTGGCGTGTTCAACCATCTGCTGGAGCGGCGACCGCAGATGAAGGAAGCCGCCGATGCCGTGTCGGCCTTCATGGCCGGCTTTGTCGCGGTGCTGGTGGCCAACTTCGTGGCGCCGCTGAACCTCAACACGGTGATCATCGCTTCGCTGATCGTGCTGCTGCCCGGCATGTCGTTGACCAACGCGGTCAACGAGCTCACCAGCCAGCATCTGGTCTCAGGCGTGGCGCGTTTCGCCGGCGCGATGGCGACCATCCTCAAGCTCACCGTGGGCAGCCTGATTGCGATCACGCTGGCGCAACTGCTGGGCCTGTACCCGGAAGTGCGCGCGTTGCGTCCGCAACCCGAATGGGTGGAGTGGTGCGCGATGGTGGTGGCCGCCTATGCCTTTGCCGTGCTGTTCAAGGCCCATCGGCGTGACTATGTGTGGGTCATGGCGGCCGCGATAGGCGGCTACAGCATCTCCCGCTATGCCGGGCAAGCCTGGGGCGCTCCGGTCGGCATCTTCCTGTCGGCGCTGGTGCTCACCGCGGCCGGCAACGCCTTCGCGCGCTGGGCCAATCGCCCGGGTGCACTGATTCGCGTGCCGGGCATCCTGATGCTGGTGCCCGGCAGCGCCAGCCTGCGCGGCCTGATGAACCTGGTACAGCAGCAGGATGTGGGCGTGGGTCAGTCCGCTCTGCTCGGTGTCACCAACATCGTGATGGCGCTGATTGCCGGATTGCTGTTCGGCAATCTGGTGGTGTCGGCGCGCAAGAACCTCTGA
- a CDS encoding DUF4124 domain-containing protein, whose translation MRATFRSLSAAVVLGSLLAAASLAAQAAPVYQWKDANGVTHYSDKPPAGEQYKDRRIDPRGEPLAQSEPAGKSVASPQCLQARKNLEVLSSSTRVLQAGEDGKPGGQPLDEQQRANQRALAEAAQKAYCTP comes from the coding sequence ATGCGGGCCACTTTCCGATCGCTCTCGGCCGCTGTCGTCCTGGGCAGCCTGCTGGCGGCAGCGAGCCTGGCCGCCCAGGCCGCCCCGGTATACCAGTGGAAGGATGCCAACGGCGTCACCCACTATTCCGACAAGCCGCCCGCTGGCGAGCAATACAAGGATCGTCGCATCGACCCGCGCGGCGAACCGCTGGCGCAGTCCGAGCCGGCCGGCAAGTCGGTGGCCAGCCCGCAGTGCCTGCAGGCACGCAAGAATCTGGAAGTGCTCAGCAGCAGCACGCGCGTGTTGCAAGCCGGCGAAGACGGCAAGCCCGGTGGGCAACCGCTGGACGAACAGCAGCGCGCCAACCAGCGCGCCCTGGCCGAGGCCGCGCAGAAGGCCTACTGCACGCCCTGA
- the rimI gene encoding ribosomal protein S18-alanine N-acetyltransferase: protein MRDSDLDAVMAIEQRAYPFPWTRGIFRDCLKAGYPAWVLTEHQLVIGYGILSVAADEAHILNVCVSPERQGRGHGRYLLRALVNSARDLRAGRVFLEVRPSNLGAICLYHSEGFNEIGRRPRYYPARDGREDALVMAIELFFDEMA, encoded by the coding sequence ATGCGCGACAGTGATCTGGACGCGGTGATGGCGATCGAGCAGCGCGCCTATCCGTTTCCGTGGACCCGCGGCATTTTCCGCGACTGCCTCAAGGCCGGTTATCCGGCCTGGGTGCTGACCGAACATCAGTTGGTGATTGGCTACGGCATCCTCAGCGTGGCCGCCGATGAGGCGCATATCCTCAATGTCTGCGTGTCCCCCGAACGGCAGGGCCGGGGCCACGGCCGTTACCTGCTGCGTGCGCTGGTGAACTCGGCGCGCGATCTGCGCGCCGGCCGCGTTTTTCTCGAAGTGCGCCCCTCGAACCTGGGCGCGATCTGCCTGTACCACAGCGAAGGCTTCAACGAGATTGGTCGCCGTCCGCGTTACTACCCGGCGCGCGATGGTCGCGAAGACGCGCTGGTGATGGCGATCGAATTGTTCTTTGACGAGATGGCGTAG
- the pssA gene encoding CDP-diacylglycerol--serine O-phosphatidyltransferase: MDEIKPPPRSRGIYLLPNLFTTAGLFAGFYAIIAAANEQFVHAAIAVFVAGLMDGIDGRVARLTGTSSDFGVQYDSLADLVSFGLAPALVMYHWSLSALKLDSQTMGRVGWAVAFLYAACAALRLARFNTQVGSVDKRWFIGLASPAAAGLMMSFVWAFADGTLGWNGDELRYVALVVTILAALLMVSRIRFWSFKGTGEGGARADRVPFVALLVVAVAIAIAFIDLPRVLFAVGVVYALSGPGYWLWQRARRSEARVS, from the coding sequence ATGGACGAAATCAAGCCGCCGCCGCGCTCGCGCGGGATCTACCTGCTGCCCAACCTGTTCACCACGGCGGGCCTGTTTGCGGGCTTCTACGCGATCATCGCCGCGGCCAACGAACAGTTCGTGCATGCCGCCATCGCGGTGTTCGTGGCCGGGTTGATGGATGGCATCGATGGCCGCGTGGCGCGCCTGACCGGCACCAGCAGCGACTTTGGCGTGCAGTACGACTCGCTGGCCGACCTGGTCAGCTTTGGCCTGGCGCCGGCGCTGGTGATGTACCACTGGTCCCTGTCGGCGCTGAAGCTGGACAGCCAGACCATGGGCCGGGTCGGTTGGGCGGTGGCCTTTCTCTATGCCGCCTGCGCCGCATTGCGCCTGGCGCGCTTCAACACCCAGGTGGGCTCGGTCGACAAGCGCTGGTTCATCGGGTTGGCCAGTCCGGCCGCGGCCGGATTGATGATGTCCTTCGTCTGGGCGTTTGCCGACGGCACCCTGGGTTGGAACGGCGACGAGCTGCGCTATGTCGCGCTGGTGGTGACCATCCTGGCCGCGTTGCTGATGGTGAGCCGGATCCGTTTCTGGAGTTTCAAGGGAACTGGTGAAGGTGGCGCGCGCGCCGATCGCGTGCCCTTCGTCGCCCTGCTGGTGGTCGCGGTGGCGATCGCCATTGCCTTCATCGATCTGCCGCGCGTGCTGTTTGCGGTGGGCGTGGTCTATGCACTGTCCGGGCCCGGCTACTGGCTGTGGCAGCGTGCGCGTCGCAGCGAGGCGCGGGTGTCATGA
- a CDS encoding H-NS family nucleoid-associated regulatory protein: protein MSIDLRGLSAKELGALIDQARKQQTKLAKRTPIATVRSKITKFAQAEGYTLEELFGGVKSAPSRGKTAAAPSSRAGRKLGKVAPKYRNPANPKETWTGRGKQPRWMAALTAKGKKVEDFLIKKK from the coding sequence ATGTCGATTGATTTGCGAGGCCTGTCGGCCAAAGAGCTGGGCGCCCTGATTGATCAGGCGCGCAAGCAGCAGACCAAGCTGGCCAAGCGCACGCCCATTGCCACTGTCCGCAGCAAGATCACCAAGTTCGCCCAGGCCGAAGGCTATACGTTGGAGGAACTTTTCGGCGGCGTGAAGAGTGCTCCGTCACGTGGCAAAACCGCAGCCGCACCGTCCTCGCGCGCAGGTCGCAAGTTGGGCAAGGTAGCGCCCAAATACCGCAATCCCGCCAATCCCAAGGAAACCTGGACCGGCCGTGGCAAGCAGCCGCGCTGGATGGCGGCGCTGACCGCGAAGGGCAAGAAGGTCGAGGATTTCCTGATCAAGAAGAAATAA
- a CDS encoding DUF4124 domain-containing protein, with product MRAVWAILLGAAAGIGLALWLASEEHADRPLPDPRAPGAADSQDADALPGLYRWRDDKGVLQITDKPPRGRPYERVDRQGDPAIAVDGQRQGD from the coding sequence ATGCGCGCCGTCTGGGCCATCCTGCTGGGAGCCGCCGCGGGCATTGGCCTGGCGCTATGGCTGGCGAGTGAAGAGCACGCCGACCGCCCGCTGCCGGACCCGCGCGCACCCGGCGCCGCCGACAGCCAGGATGCCGATGCCCTGCCCGGCCTGTACCGCTGGCGCGACGACAAGGGCGTGCTGCAGATCACCGACAAGCCGCCGCGTGGTCGCCCCTATGAACGCGTGGATCGGCAGGGTGACCCGGCCATCGCCGTGGATGGCCAGCGCCAGGGCGACTGA
- a CDS encoding valine--tRNA ligase has product MTLASSYDPKSFEARLYAEWESAGHFKPRGEGEPYSILLPPPNVTGTLHMGHAFQHTLQDALIRYHRMRGYDTLWQMGTDHAGIATEMVVSRNLAIEGKGESRDSLGREGFIGKVWEWKAQSGDTIERQMRRLGTSGDWSRSTFTMDEQPSRAVIESFVRWHEEGLIYRGQRLVNWDPVLKTAISDLEVENVEEDGFLWSIRYPLADGASYEHVEHDADGNEILRETRDYLIVATTRPETMLGDTAAMVHPEDPRYASLIGKAVQLPLTDRRIPVIADDYVDRAFGTGVVKVTPAHDFNDYQVGVRHDLPLINLFTPVAAVNDNAPEKYRGLDRYEARKVVLADLEDLGLLVETRPHKLQVPRGDRTGQVIEPYLTDQWFVKMDALAQRGLELVEKGEVKFVPANWINTYRHWMENIQDWCISRQLWWGHRIPAWFDDQGNCYVGRDEAEARAKAGLSADVALHQDSDVLETWFSSQLWPFSTLGWPDAQAMQERGFDRYLPSSVLVTGFDIIFFWVARMIMATDHFTGRVPFKDVYVTGLIRDAQGQKMSKSKGNVLDPLDIIDGIALEDLVAKRVVGLMQPKIAERIEKATRKEFPDGIAAHGADALRFTIAALATHGRDIKFDLGRAEGYKNFCNKLWNASRFVLMNTAAETADGSSLPPQAGEGARRADGGKPANQLSAVTDAEKWILARLAQVTAEAEGHYANYRFDLLAQSLYEFAWNEFCDWFVELSKPALNGDDAVAAASTRHTLLHVLESLLRLLHPLIPFVTEELWQQVAPRLGIAGDTISLQPYPNAADFAGQDFAAAEADVEWLKQMVSALRRVRSELNVAPSRQVSLLLQGGSDKDPARMDRFRASLAFLLKLEAITWLSANDSAPASATAVVGDLTLLVPLEGLVDLDAERTRLDKEIKRVEGEIGKCNGKLGNATFVDNAPAAVVEQERQRLADWTNQLGALREQRGKL; this is encoded by the coding sequence CAATGTCACGGGTACGCTGCACATGGGCCACGCCTTCCAGCACACCCTGCAGGACGCGCTGATCCGCTACCACCGCATGCGCGGCTACGACACGCTGTGGCAGATGGGTACCGATCACGCCGGCATCGCCACCGAGATGGTGGTCAGCCGCAACCTGGCGATCGAAGGCAAGGGCGAGAGTCGCGATTCACTCGGTCGCGAGGGTTTCATCGGCAAGGTCTGGGAATGGAAGGCGCAGTCCGGCGACACCATCGAACGGCAGATGCGCCGCCTGGGCACCTCCGGTGACTGGTCGCGCAGCACCTTCACCATGGACGAGCAGCCCTCGCGCGCGGTCATCGAGTCGTTCGTGCGCTGGCACGAGGAAGGCCTGATCTATCGCGGCCAGCGGCTGGTCAACTGGGATCCGGTGCTGAAGACCGCGATCTCGGATCTGGAAGTGGAGAACGTCGAGGAAGACGGCTTCCTCTGGTCGATCCGCTATCCGCTGGCCGATGGCGCCAGCTACGAGCACGTCGAGCATGACGCCGACGGCAACGAAATCCTGCGCGAAACCCGCGACTACCTGATTGTCGCCACCACCCGCCCGGAAACCATGCTCGGCGATACCGCCGCGATGGTGCATCCGGAAGATCCCCGCTATGCGTCGCTGATTGGCAAGGCGGTGCAGCTGCCGCTGACCGATCGGCGCATCCCGGTGATTGCCGATGACTATGTCGACCGCGCCTTCGGCACCGGCGTGGTCAAGGTCACGCCAGCGCATGACTTCAACGACTACCAGGTGGGCGTGCGCCATGACCTGCCGTTGATCAACCTGTTCACGCCGGTCGCCGCGGTCAACGACAACGCGCCGGAGAAGTATCGCGGCCTGGACCGATACGAAGCACGCAAGGTAGTGCTAGCCGACCTCGAAGATCTCGGCCTGCTGGTCGAGACCAGGCCGCACAAGCTGCAGGTACCGCGTGGCGATCGCACCGGCCAGGTGATCGAGCCCTACCTGACCGATCAGTGGTTCGTGAAGATGGACGCGCTGGCCCAGCGCGGACTGGAACTGGTCGAAAAGGGCGAGGTCAAGTTCGTCCCGGCCAACTGGATCAACACCTATCGCCACTGGATGGAGAACATCCAGGATTGGTGCATCAGCCGCCAGCTGTGGTGGGGCCACCGCATACCGGCGTGGTTCGACGATCAGGGCAACTGCTACGTCGGCCGCGACGAAGCCGAAGCGCGCGCCAAGGCCGGCCTTTCCGCCGACGTGGCCCTGCACCAGGACAGCGACGTGCTGGAAACCTGGTTCTCCTCGCAGCTGTGGCCGTTCAGCACGCTGGGCTGGCCTGATGCGCAGGCGATGCAGGAGCGCGGTTTTGATCGCTACCTGCCGTCGTCGGTGCTGGTCACCGGCTTCGACATCATTTTCTTCTGGGTCGCGCGCATGATCATGGCAACCGATCACTTCACCGGCCGCGTGCCGTTCAAGGACGTGTACGTCACCGGCCTGATCCGCGACGCGCAGGGCCAGAAGATGTCCAAGTCCAAGGGCAACGTGCTGGACCCGCTGGACATCATCGACGGCATCGCGCTGGAAGATCTGGTGGCCAAGCGCGTGGTCGGGCTGATGCAGCCCAAGATCGCCGAGCGCATCGAAAAAGCCACGCGCAAGGAATTCCCCGACGGCATCGCCGCGCACGGCGCCGACGCGCTGCGCTTCACCATTGCCGCCCTGGCCACCCACGGCCGCGACATCAAGTTCGATCTGGGCCGCGCCGAAGGCTACAAGAACTTCTGCAACAAGCTCTGGAACGCCAGCCGCTTCGTGCTGATGAACACCGCTGCCGAAACCGCCGACGGCTCTTCCCTTCCCCCGCAAGCGGGGGAAGGTGCCCGAAGGGCGGATGGGGGCAAGCCGGCCAATCAGCTTTCAGCCGTCACCGACGCCGAAAAGTGGATCCTCGCCCGCCTCGCGCAGGTCACCGCCGAAGCCGAAGGCCACTACGCCAACTACCGCTTCGACCTGCTCGCGCAGTCGTTGTACGAGTTTGCCTGGAACGAGTTCTGCGACTGGTTCGTCGAACTGTCCAAGCCCGCGCTCAATGGTGATGACGCCGTTGCCGCGGCCAGCACCCGCCACACCTTGCTGCACGTGCTGGAATCGCTGCTGCGCCTGCTGCATCCGCTGATCCCCTTCGTCACTGAAGAACTCTGGCAGCAGGTCGCACCGCGCCTGGGTATTGCCGGCGACACCATCTCCCTGCAGCCCTACCCCAACGCCGCCGACTTTGCCGGCCAGGATTTCGCTGCCGCCGAAGCGGACGTGGAATGGCTCAAGCAGATGGTGTCGGCGCTGCGCCGCGTGCGCAGTGAATTGAACGTGGCGCCCTCCAGGCAGGTGAGCCTGCTGCTGCAAGGCGGCAGCGACAAGGATCCCGCCCGCATGGATCGCTTCCGCGCGTCGCTGGCGTTCCTGCTCAAGCTCGAAGCGATCACCTGGCTCTCGGCCAACGACAGCGCACCGGCATCGGCGACAGCGGTGGTTGGTGACCTGACCTTGTTGGTGCCGCTGGAAGGCCTGGTCGATCTGGACGCCGAGCGCACGCGCCTGGACAAGGAAATCAAGCGCGTGGAAGGCGAGATCGGCAAGTGCAACGGCAAGCTGGGCAACGCCACCTTCGTCGACAATGCGCCCGCCGCCGTGGTCGAACAGGAACGCCAACGCCTGGCGGATTGGACCAACCAGCTGGGCGCATTGCGCGAGCAGCGCGGCAAGCTCTGA